Proteins co-encoded in one Oreochromis aureus strain Israel breed Guangdong linkage group 3, ZZ_aureus, whole genome shotgun sequence genomic window:
- the LOC116328672 gene encoding coxsackievirus and adenovirus receptor homolog, whose product MDLKHFLCFAFTTCALGFSSAPDDQKEVVEAGKTAVLKCNDSSIGKVDKVTWIRKDLGTNLYVFFYRENRPYENIQHPSFRGRVELSDPQIKHGNVSLTLYNTNTNDTGTYECHVVGRHAGRSKRAVSEVQHVVQLTVKPSSQSGGQEKDGAAEPIPGLSVLVVVTVVLVLVSVAAVVGLLIKKRLKKGSYMSDSEALNVDVLNKLTN is encoded by the exons ATGGATTTAAAGCATTTCCTGTGCTTTGCTTTTACCACATGTGCTTTGGGATTTTCTTCTGCTCCCGATG ACCAAAAAGAAGTAGTAGAGGCTGGAAAGACTGCAGTACTGAAGTGTAACGATTCCAGTATTGGCAAAGTGGACAAGGTCACATGGATCAGGAAAGATCTGGGAACAAATCTGTATGTTTTCTTCTACCGAGAAAATCGCCCATATGAAAACATCCAGCATCCATCCTTTCGTGGCCGAGTGGAGCTGAGTGATCCACAAATTAAACATGGAAATGTGTCCCTCACTCTCTACAACACCAACACTAATGACACGGGAACGTATGAGTGTCATGTCGTAGGCCGTCATGCAGGACGCAGTAAAAGAGCAGTTTCTGAAGTCCAGCATGTGGTACAGCTGACTGTCAAACCTTCAA GTCAGTCAGGAGGACAAGAGAAGGATGGAGCTGCTGAACCAATTCCCGGTCTGTCAGTTCTTGTTGTTGTGACTGTTGTGCTTGTGCTTGTGTCTGtggctgctgttgttggtttgttgATTAAGAAACGGCTCAAAAAAGGGTCATACATGTCTGATTCTGAGGCACTTAACGTAGATGTTTTAAATAAACTAACTAACTAA